A DNA window from Bombus huntii isolate Logan2020A chromosome 10, iyBomHunt1.1, whole genome shotgun sequence contains the following coding sequences:
- the LOC126870494 gene encoding E3 ubiquitin-protein ligase TM129 isoform X2, producing the protein MLPFGYAFGLILFGHIDAVNILLSHVNLWSIYVTCSILIPLYTLSKILIWSMNNWSKHPIAKNLAVYCNSNNNNNSIPWTTVASDINVEYQRIDKIILTTNSITCVIATDNWIIKVLPYTVMVAHQSDTALIVNRSDTHEMSPVTRGEVQFINIEVKPTRTGSQPFDIRLNVFDFKNLQDKVSRPITILQNIKFHKTLLDKFIDNFKEHVQENPHYGYAEELSQCIGCMQALSNVKLHKQCSSGIGSGNPEDCMVCYCRPMWCIECMAKWFASRQDENAPETWLSSKCTCPVCRARFCILDVCLIQSI; encoded by the exons ATGCTCCCGTTTG gTTATGCGTTTGGTTTAATTCTGTTTGGACATATAGACGCTGtcaatatattattaagtCATGTCAATTTATGGTCAATTTATGTTACTTGTTCTATATTGATACCACTATATACTTTatctaaaattttaatatggTCAATGAATAATTGGAGCAAGCATCCTATAGCGAAAAATCTTGCAGTTTACTGTAACagcaataacaataataacagTATACCATGGACTACAGTAGCTTCTGATATTAATGTAGAATATCAAAG aatagATAAGATAATACTTACTACAAATAGTATAACATGCGTAATAGCTACTGATAATTGGATAATTAAAGTTCTACCTTATACAGTAATGGTTGCCCATCAGAGTGATACAGCTTTAATAGTTAACAGAAGTGACACTCATGAAATGTCACCTGTGACAAGAGGAGAAGTTcagtttattaatattgag GTAAAACCTACTAGAACAGGATCACAGCCTTTTGACATACGATTAAATgtatttgattttaaaaatctGCAAGACAAAGTCTCTCGTCCCATCACtatattacaaaacattaaatttcataaaacttTACTTGATAAATTCATTGATAATTTTAAAGAACATGTACAGGAAAATCCACATTATGGATATGCAGag GAATTAAGTCAATGTATAGGATGTATGCAAGCTTTATcaaatgtaaaattacataaacAATGTAGTAGTGGTATAGGAAGTGGAAATCCTGAAGACTGCATGGTATGTTACTGTCGTCCAATGTGGTGCATAGAATGTATGGCAAAATG gtTTGCATCAAGACAAGATGAAAATGCACCTGAAACATGGTTATCTTCTAAATGTACTTGTCCAGTATGCAGAGCACGATTTTGTATTTTAGATGTATGTCTTATACAgtcaatttaa
- the LOC126870494 gene encoding E3 ubiquitin-protein ligase TM129 isoform X1 encodes MSAFLFYTLFYILMSGCIIYPPTEFVSAGLTIKDIFSNLLGSENEFFVQYHIRKSVITLLIYSMLPFGYAFGLILFGHIDAVNILLSHVNLWSIYVTCSILIPLYTLSKILIWSMNNWSKHPIAKNLAVYCNSNNNNNSIPWTTVASDINVEYQRIDKIILTTNSITCVIATDNWIIKVLPYTVMVAHQSDTALIVNRSDTHEMSPVTRGEVQFINIEVKPTRTGSQPFDIRLNVFDFKNLQDKVSRPITILQNIKFHKTLLDKFIDNFKEHVQENPHYGYAEELSQCIGCMQALSNVKLHKQCSSGIGSGNPEDCMVCYCRPMWCIECMAKWFASRQDENAPETWLSSKCTCPVCRARFCILDVCLIQSI; translated from the exons atgtctgcctttttgttttatactttgttttatattttaatgtcaGGATGTATCATATATCCACCTACAGAATTTGTGTCAGCCGGCCTAAccataaaagatatattttcgaatttGTTAGGTAgtgaaaatgaattttttgtGCAATATCACATAAGAAAAAGTGTCATTACGTTACTTATATATTCTATGCTCCCGTTTG gTTATGCGTTTGGTTTAATTCTGTTTGGACATATAGACGCTGtcaatatattattaagtCATGTCAATTTATGGTCAATTTATGTTACTTGTTCTATATTGATACCACTATATACTTTatctaaaattttaatatggTCAATGAATAATTGGAGCAAGCATCCTATAGCGAAAAATCTTGCAGTTTACTGTAACagcaataacaataataacagTATACCATGGACTACAGTAGCTTCTGATATTAATGTAGAATATCAAAG aatagATAAGATAATACTTACTACAAATAGTATAACATGCGTAATAGCTACTGATAATTGGATAATTAAAGTTCTACCTTATACAGTAATGGTTGCCCATCAGAGTGATACAGCTTTAATAGTTAACAGAAGTGACACTCATGAAATGTCACCTGTGACAAGAGGAGAAGTTcagtttattaatattgag GTAAAACCTACTAGAACAGGATCACAGCCTTTTGACATACGATTAAATgtatttgattttaaaaatctGCAAGACAAAGTCTCTCGTCCCATCACtatattacaaaacattaaatttcataaaacttTACTTGATAAATTCATTGATAATTTTAAAGAACATGTACAGGAAAATCCACATTATGGATATGCAGag GAATTAAGTCAATGTATAGGATGTATGCAAGCTTTATcaaatgtaaaattacataaacAATGTAGTAGTGGTATAGGAAGTGGAAATCCTGAAGACTGCATGGTATGTTACTGTCGTCCAATGTGGTGCATAGAATGTATGGCAAAATG gtTTGCATCAAGACAAGATGAAAATGCACCTGAAACATGGTTATCTTCTAAATGTACTTGTCCAGTATGCAGAGCACGATTTTGTATTTTAGATGTATGTCTTATACAgtcaatttaa